The sequence TGCCAGATCGTGACTGATCAGGATCAGAGCCTTGCCCCTCGTTTTGGTCTCCTCGAGCAGTGCCAGCACATGAGCTTGCGCCGTCACGTCGAGCGCGGTCGTCGGTTCGTCTGCGATCAGGATGCGCGGATCGAGTGCAAGTGCCGAAGCGATGAGAGCCCGTTGACGCTGGCCGCCGGATAATTGATGCGGCAGCTGCTCGGCCTTGGTCTCGGGCTCAGGGACACCGACGAGCTTAAGGAGAGCAATGACGCGCTGCGCGAGCTCCTCGCGTGATGATACCGCACCGTGGAGGATCAAGCCTTCACCAACCTCCTTGCCGATCCGGCGAAGCGGGTCAAGCGAGACGAGTGCATCCTGTAATACAAAGCCAATCTCGGTGCCGCGGATGCGCCGCCAGGCACGATCGCTAAGGCCGATTAGGTCCGTCCCGCCGAAGCTTAGCTGGCGTGCATGAACATTGGCGTAGCGACCAGCAAGGCCTATGAGAGACCGCGCAGTCACGCTCTTGCCCGAGCCGGATTCACCGACAATCGCAAGACACTGTCCCGGTCGGAGAGAGAAGGATATGCTGCGCACGACCGTGTTCTCGGCGATGCCGCGCCCGAAGGAAACACGCAGCGAATCGACCGTGAGGAGGTCTGGCTGCTGCGGGACAGGCTGGGGGCGACCCTGCGACATTCACCTTTTTCCTTCCAAACGGTCCTGTAGATGGCGCCCCATGATGGTGAGGCTGAGGGCAAACGCCGTAACTGCTAAACCGGGTATGATCTCCAGCCACCAGGCATAGATTACATAATTGCGCCCGGCATTGAGCAGCGCGCCCCATTCAGGCGCCGGGGGAGCGACGCCGAGTCTTAGAAATGCAAGACCGGAGGCCCATATAACTGCCTGACCTACGCCGATCGTCATCATTGCCGTCAGCGGGTTCATGGCGTTGGGAAGAATATGCCTCCAGACAATACGGGGAAATGGATGGCCCAGCACGTTAGCGGCCTCCACATAGCCTGCCCCTTTGATGAAAAGCATCTGGCCCCTGATCATGCGCGCATAGCCTGGCGCTGTTCCGATTCCGACAGCTACGACTTCGGTCAATACCGACGGCCCAAAAACTGTCACGAACACAAGGGCGAGCAAGAGCGTGGGAATTGCGAAGAGCACGTCAATAATTCTGCTGAGAATGCTGTCTAATAAACCGCCAGAAAGTGCAGCGGCGCCGCCGATGGTCATTGCAACGGACATGCTCAGCGCCGTCGCGCCAAGTCCGATAGCCAAGGATTGGCCTGCGCCCTCGACCACGCGAGAGTAAAGATCTCGACCCAATTGATCAGTCCCAAACCAGTGAGCGATCGACGGAGACTGCAATGCCGATGTCAGATCAATAGCAAGCGGATCGTGCGTCTGCAGCACCTTTGGCGCCATGGCTGCGAGGACAAAGACGCCGACGATGATAAGACAGACCGCAATTCGAAAGGGGACATGGCGCAGGATCGCTAGGACTTCTCTGAGCAGCCGAGATATGGCGACTTCGGCGAACATGCTCATGTCAACTTGATCCTCGGATCGACCACCCGGTAAGTCAGATCGACAATCAAACTGACAAGAACGAACAGGCCCGCAGAGATCAAAACAGCTCCCGAGACAATCGGAACGTCTCGCGAGGACGTTGCAGCAACAAGGACTCCACCTAGGCCTTGACGGGCGAAAACCACCTCGATCAAAATCGCGCCCGAAAGCAGTTTGCCGAGCGCCCAACCTGATAAAGTTATGCCAGGCAGTGCTGCATGGCGGAGAACATGGCGAAGCCTGACGCCGAAATCACTCATACCCCGCGCCCTTGCGGACGTAACGAACGGCTGCTCGAGCACGCGCGTGAATTCGTTCTGAACGACTTGTCCGAAAAAGCCCGACAGTTCAAGAGCCAACGCAAGCGTCGGCAGAACGAGCCCAATCGGCGAATTTCCCCCGATCACCGGAAAAATGCCTAGCTTTACCGCAAAGAGCACAAGCAGAATTGTGGCCAGCCAGTAAGGCGGCACCGTTGCCAAAAAGACTTGTGCGTCATTGAGCAGCTTCGACCATATGTTGTCTCTGCCAGCGATGAACAAGGTTGTCAGAATTGCGATAAGCCATGCGATCAGCAGCGCAGCGATGGCCAGAACAATCGTGGGGCCAATCTGTTCCGCAATAATCGCTGCGACAGGCCGATGTTGCTGGTACGACTCGCCAAGATCGCCATGAAGGATCTGCAACATGTATTTGCCGTATTGAACCGCGAGCGGTTGATCAAAACCATATTTCGCATTGATCGCTGCAAGCTCCGCCGACGACGCCGGCCCGACGTTGCCACTCGTCACATTGATGATGATCTGGGCGCGGTCGCCAGGAAGCATACATTGAATCAAGAACGCAAGGGTTGCGGCAGCCCACACCACGACCACGCCGGAGAATATCCGGCGCGCGAACCAAACGATGGGATGATGGACTACTATCCTCACGGCGTCACTTCCCATCATCGAAATGAGCGTCATAGAAAACGGGTTCGCCAACCGAGCCGCGGTCCAGCCAAACGTCTTTGAGGTTCGGCTTGGTCGCCAACGTTACGTCCAGCACCGTGAGGCCAATCACAGGAGCCTCATCCACGATCTTCCGTTCCGCCTGCTGATAGAGGACGATACGTTGCACCCCATTGAGTTCCTGCTCCGCCTTTTGAATGACGTCCCAAAGCGTCAGATCTTGATAGCGTGAGGGATTGAAGCGATTGGTCTCGCCGTTCTGATCGGGCTTCCACGAGATCCGGAATATCTCAGCGCCGGGGGCAACCCAATAGAGGAGAACGACCTCATAATCATCGGGTCCGAGGTTTTTTCCGGCGAAGAAATCAGCCGGATTGGTCGGTTGAAGACGTACGTCAAAACCGGCCTCCCTTGCCTGCTGCTGGATAACTTGCAAGGCTTGCTCGCCGTCCGGCTTCAGAAAAGCGTTCGAATAGGAAATGCGCACGATGAGCGGATTGCCGTTCTTGACACGAACGCCGTTACGATTACGCTCAGTCCAACCCGCCTGATCCAGCAGCTGATTGGCCTTCCGAACATCGTATCCATAGGAATGGCCGAGCTCAGGCAGGTATTCCGGCGAGCTCTGACTTAGCGCCCCGTTACCCTCAAACGGCAAAGAGCCAAGGAAGGATGTGTCGACCGCGGCCCTTCGGTCAGTAGAATAGGCAAAGGCCTTGCGGACGAGCACGTCGTCAAATGGGGGTCGGGCCGTATACAAGGCCAAGCGCAGGGGGGTGCCGCCGGTAAGGTGCCGCAATACTGGAAAGCGGGAGTTGGCGTCCTTCCATGCGACAGCTGGGATGTCGTATATGGCATCGGTCTCGCCCGTGATCAGCGAGCCGTATCGGATAGTCTGATCTGGCAGAAACTTCCAGGTGATCCCGTCAACGTAAGCCGGCCCTTGATGTTTTGCGGTGGCCGGGGCCGAATTGTAGTCGGGATTGCGGCGGAAGGTGACCTCCCGTCCATGGCGCCATTTGTCGACAATGAATGGACCTGAGCCGACTGGGTTCTCGCAGTTCACCGCAAGTCCGCGTTTGAGCGCGGATGGTGAGAGAATGCCCTGTGAGGATTGAGCAAACACGTTCAGCAAGGGTTGAAATGGTACCTTCAAGGTTACCTGTAACCGCAGAGGAGCGATTGCACTTGCCGATTCGAAGCTATCGCTAAGATACGGAGCAGCAGTCGGATTACGCAGATCAGGGTCGTTGCTGAGCCACCCGTTGATATTGTCCGCGATGGCCTGCGCATCCAGAGAAGTGCCATCCGTGAACTTCACATTCGGCTTTATCTCGAATGTGTATATCTTCTTGTCATCGGAAATTGTCCATGACTCGGCCAGCCATGGCACAATCTTGCCATCCTCGCTGCGGGCGACCAGATTATCGCTGTACTGGCGTTGCAGATACCATTGCTGCACCCATCCTCCGAAGAGGCACGCCGGCTCTTGAAAATGCCCGTAACGAATAACGCCCCCTCGCTTTACGCTCCCGGCTACCCCTTCTTGAGCATGAATGCTTGACGGCAGTTGCGAAAGGCCCACGAGCACGAGAAGGGTCGCCTTCACGGTTCTTGCTGGATAGTTCGACTTTCCAGTGAAGCGCCTCGTTGGCCGGGCATTCGATGAACGCATATCCAGTCTCCAAATCATTTGATGTTGAGGAAGCGTCATAGCGGTGAGGTAGCTGTGGCTCGTGCCGGCTCGAAAGGAATGGAAAGCCCCAAATGCTCTCGCAGAGTCTGCCCCCCATATTCTTTGCGAAAGAGCCCGCGCTTCTGCAGGATGGGCACCACATTGTCGACAAACGCTGAAGTGCCATCTTTCAGCACGTCCGGAATGATGTTGAAACCATCAACCGCGCCAGCGCGGAACCATGCCTCAATCGAGTCCGCGATCTGCTCGGGTGCACCCACGAGCAACCGGTGGCCAAACGCTTGAACGCTGCTGATGATTTCGCGAACCGTCCGACCTTGACGCGCCAGAGTCTCAATCGTGCGATGGTGACCGACAGAAAACGGAACATCATCTGCAGTAGGCAAAACCTCCTCCGGGATTGGCTTTTCCAGGCTGAGCTTCTCGACCGCCACGCCCATGCTTCGTGCGAGAGCGATGATGGCGCGCTCCAGATCGAGCAGTCCGTCAAGGCTTTCCTTGCGACGAGCCGCTTCTTCCTCGGTGCCCCCGATACAGGTGACAAGGCCTGGCAGAATGAGCGGAGCCGCAGGGCGGCCGAATTGCCGAGAGAGCGCGCGCAAGCGCTCTGCCTCCTGTAGAGCCGTTGACAAGTCCCCTGCTGCCGCAAACACGACATCTGCACTGCGGGCGCCAAGCCGTAGTCCGGGATCCGAACCGCCCGCCTGAACGATGACTGGGTGGCCTTGGGGCGAAGCGGGGTGCGTAAGCGGGCCTCGGATGCCGAAACTATTGGTAGCGGGATCGAGCAGACGGAACTGACTCTGATCTGCGTAAACACCCGCTGCCTGATCGGCGATGACCATCTCGCCGCTCCAGCTCAGCCAGAGAGCACGGACCGTTTCAACGAAGTCCTCCGCACGCCTGTAGCGATCCGCTCGACCGACCTCGCGACCGCCGAAGTTTGCAACCGTCGCCGGACTCGACGTCGTGACCGCGTTCCACGCAACGCGGCCGCGGCTGATGACATCGAGGGATTGGAAGCGCCGGGCAAGATTGTATGGCTCGTTGTAGGTAGTCGACGCGGTCGCAATCAGGCCAATTCGCTCCGTTTCACGTGCAATCACAGCGAGAACCAGCGTCGGTTCGAGCCCATTAAGCGGCGGCTGGCGCGTAATGTCGGAACTTATCGCGGGGGTGTCGGCGAGGAATACAGCATCCAGCAACCATGCTCCGCAATCTTCGCAGCGCGGACGTAGTGCTCGATGTCGAAAAAGGCGCTTGGATTTGTGCCCGGCCAGCGCCACGCGGCAGAATGACCACCGGCACCATGAAGATTTAAGCCAAGATGAAGCATGGAGTTACCCGAAGACATCACAGGCCCTCATGCGGCGGCCTCTGAGCCGTTTGGCGGACCTTCTGGACAAGTTGATCTCGGCAGCGAGCCTGCCTTTTCGCGCAAGCTCACCCTGAATGTGCCTCCGCATCCGATTTGAGGGATAGACAACAAACAGTTGGCTGATGCTAGAGCAATGTCACCAAAGAAGCTTTGGCTACGTCCTGCCATGTTGTCCAAGCGGGAGCCGCCGAGAAGAGCTTCGGCGACGCTGGCCGCCGATTGACGCCGACGTGCGTAAAGCCCGCTTCCAGCGCCCAGTTGATTCCACACGAGTACACTCACATCGGCTCTCCAGAATTCATCAAGTAGCCAGCTCCTTTTCAGGAAGGTGTTTTGGATGCCCATTCGCTGATCGAAACATTTGGACTCCCGACCGGGCAAGAAAGGATCAAGCTAGAAGGATCTGTAGAGGTCGAGAGCATGCAAACGCAATAGTTGAGTATTTCAATCTACTATCGTCCGTTGGCATCCTCTTCTATTGCGATGCCTAATGGCCTCTGATCGGGCTCACCGAAGCACGCGCTGCCTGATTGCAGCGGCTTCAACTGGGCAGCGGCGGCTCGAAGCGAATGACATGAATTGATGCGTTCGAGAACACAGAGAGATTTGGCGCGACATTGTTGATCACCCGCTTGCTGCCCCGTTGCAAAGCGA is a genomic window of Bradyrhizobium sp. CB1717 containing:
- a CDS encoding ABC transporter permease, with protein sequence MSMFAEVAISRLLREVLAILRHVPFRIAVCLIIVGVFVLAAMAPKVLQTHDPLAIDLTSALQSPSIAHWFGTDQLGRDLYSRVVEGAGQSLAIGLGATALSMSVAMTIGGAAALSGGLLDSILSRIIDVLFAIPTLLLALVFVTVFGPSVLTEVVAVGIGTAPGYARMIRGQMLFIKGAGYVEAANVLGHPFPRIVWRHILPNAMNPLTAMMTIGVGQAVIWASGLAFLRLGVAPPAPEWGALLNAGRNYVIYAWWLEIIPGLAVTAFALSLTIMGRHLQDRLEGKR
- a CDS encoding ABC transporter permease → MTLISMMGSDAVRIVVHHPIVWFARRIFSGVVVVWAAATLAFLIQCMLPGDRAQIIINVTSGNVGPASSAELAAINAKYGFDQPLAVQYGKYMLQILHGDLGESYQQHRPVAAIIAEQIGPTIVLAIAALLIAWLIAILTTLFIAGRDNIWSKLLNDAQVFLATVPPYWLATILLVLFAVKLGIFPVIGGNSPIGLVLPTLALALELSGFFGQVVQNEFTRVLEQPFVTSARARGMSDFGVRLRHVLRHAALPGITLSGWALGKLLSGAILIEVVFARQGLGGVLVAATSSRDVPIVSGAVLISAGLFVLVSLIVDLTYRVVDPRIKLT
- a CDS encoding ABC transporter substrate-binding protein — translated: MRSSNARPTRRFTGKSNYPARTVKATLLVLVGLSQLPSSIHAQEGVAGSVKRGGVIRYGHFQEPACLFGGWVQQWYLQRQYSDNLVARSEDGKIVPWLAESWTISDDKKIYTFEIKPNVKFTDGTSLDAQAIADNINGWLSNDPDLRNPTAAPYLSDSFESASAIAPLRLQVTLKVPFQPLLNVFAQSSQGILSPSALKRGLAVNCENPVGSGPFIVDKWRHGREVTFRRNPDYNSAPATAKHQGPAYVDGITWKFLPDQTIRYGSLITGETDAIYDIPAVAWKDANSRFPVLRHLTGGTPLRLALYTARPPFDDVLVRKAFAYSTDRRAAVDTSFLGSLPFEGNGALSQSSPEYLPELGHSYGYDVRKANQLLDQAGWTERNRNGVRVKNGNPLIVRISYSNAFLKPDGEQALQVIQQQAREAGFDVRLQPTNPADFFAGKNLGPDDYEVVLLYWVAPGAEIFRISWKPDQNGETNRFNPSRYQDLTLWDVIQKAEQELNGVQRIVLYQQAERKIVDEAPVIGLTVLDVTLATKPNLKDVWLDRGSVGEPVFYDAHFDDGK
- a CDS encoding NtaA/DmoA family FMN-dependent monooxygenase (This protein belongs to a clade of FMN-dependent monooxygenases, within a broader family of flavin-dependent oxidoreductases, the luciferase-like monooxygenase (LMM) family, some of whose members use coenzyme F420 rather than FMN.) produces the protein MLDAVFLADTPAISSDITRQPPLNGLEPTLVLAVIARETERIGLIATASTTYNEPYNLARRFQSLDVISRGRVAWNAVTTSSPATVANFGGREVGRADRYRRAEDFVETVRALWLSWSGEMVIADQAAGVYADQSQFRLLDPATNSFGIRGPLTHPASPQGHPVIVQAGGSDPGLRLGARSADVVFAAAGDLSTALQEAERLRALSRQFGRPAAPLILPGLVTCIGGTEEEAARRKESLDGLLDLERAIIALARSMGVAVEKLSLEKPIPEEVLPTADDVPFSVGHHRTIETLARQGRTVREIISSVQAFGHRLLVGAPEQIADSIEAWFRAGAVDGFNIIPDVLKDGTSAFVDNVVPILQKRGLFRKEYGGQTLREHLGLSIPFEPARATATSPL